The nucleotide sequence ACCGAAGACCTCGTCCTCGTCGGCGATGACGTCGCCCATGTGGATGCCGAGGCGGAACTGCATGGCCCGGTCGGCAGGCAGATGGTGATTGCGCTCCGCCATCAGCGTCTGCATCGCGATCGCCGCCTCGGTGGCGCCGACGATCGAGGGGAACTCGAGCAGGAAGCCGTCGCCGGTGTTTTTGACGACGCGGCCGCCATGGTTGAGGATGATAGGGTGGATCGCGCTGCGATGGGCCTTGAAGGCGGCATGGGTGCCGGCCTCGTCACTGCCCATCATGCGCGAATAGCCGGCGACATCGGCGCAGACGATGGCGGCCAGACGTCTTTCCATAATCCGGGGCTCCAAGAGACTTGGAAGGGATCGACGACCGGCCACGGCGTGGCAGCCGCCTCGAATCCCGCATTTCGAGAACCCTGCCTTTATAGAGCAGATGCAGCCGGGCGATAGTATGATCCGCATTGCAAATTCGCGGTAAATCCCACGCAATCCCGGCGGTGGACGAGGGCGGGTGAACCGACTAAGCCCACCCCTTGAGACCGACGGTCGGACGGCGGGGCACCTCACACATGCTGGGCATTCACGAAATCTGGCTCTTCATCCTGTCGGGCGTGCTGCTCAACATCACACCGGGGCCCGATACGGTCTATGTGATCGGCCGCAGCATGCAGATGGGCTGGCGCGGCGGCGCTGCTGCCGCCTTGGGCATCAGTTGCGGCTGCTTTTTCCACGTTGCGGGCGCCGCGATCGGCCTTTCGGCCCTGCTGATGGCCTCGTCGACCGCGTTCTCGATCCTGAAGCTGGTCGGTGCGGCCTATCTGGTCGTAACAGGCCTTCAGATGCTGTGGTCACGTCCGGTGCTGGCCTCGGCCATCGGCGAGCCGGTGCGGAGCTCGCTGCGGCGGGTCTTCCTCCAGGGCGTCTTCACCAACGCGCTCAATCCCAAGGTCGCGCTGTTCTTCCTGGCGTTCCTGCCGCAATTCGTCGCAGCCGATTCGGCGCACAAGCCGATCGCTTTCCTGACCCTCGGCCTGATCTTCATCTGCACGGGCACGCTGTGGTGCCTGGTGCTGGCGGCGTTCGCGGCAAAGGCCGCGCATCGCTTGCGGACCTCTGAGGGCGCGATCGCCTGGGTCAACCGCGCGCTCGGCGGCCTCTTCATCTATCTCGGCATCCGCGTCGCCATGCTGGAGACGCGGTAGCTCGTTCGAACGAATGAGGGGAGCAGAGCGCGGCTCGCCCGATCCCGGCCGCGTGGGGAGGGTTTGATGATTCGTGGAAGCTGTCTGTGCGGCGCCGTGCGTTTCGAGATCGATCGGGTGCGCGCTCTCACGCATTGTCATTGCGGCAATTGCCGCAAGCTGTCCGGTACGGCATTCGCCACCTATGCCCATGTCGATGCCGACAAATTTCGCTTCGTTGCGGGCGAGGACATGACGATGGCTTACGAATCCGCGCCGGGGAGTTTCCGCTATCGGTGCAGGACCTGCGGCTGCCTAACCCCGGGCAAGGCGAGCTATCTGCCGACCGTCAGCATTCCCGCAGGCCTCCTCGATGACGATCCGCAAGCGAGGCCCCGCCTGCACGTCTTCACCTCGTCGCGTGCGCCGTGGT is from Bradyrhizobium xenonodulans and encodes:
- a CDS encoding LysE family translocator, producing the protein MLGIHEIWLFILSGVLLNITPGPDTVYVIGRSMQMGWRGGAAAALGISCGCFFHVAGAAIGLSALLMASSTAFSILKLVGAAYLVVTGLQMLWSRPVLASAIGEPVRSSLRRVFLQGVFTNALNPKVALFFLAFLPQFVAADSAHKPIAFLTLGLIFICTGTLWCLVLAAFAAKAAHRLRTSEGAIAWVNRALGGLFIYLGIRVAMLETR
- a CDS encoding GFA family protein; amino-acid sequence: MIRGSCLCGAVRFEIDRVRALTHCHCGNCRKLSGTAFATYAHVDADKFRFVAGEDMTMAYESAPGSFRYRCRTCGCLTPGKASYLPTVSIPAGLLDDDPQARPRLHVFTSSRAPWWTIQDDLPQHEKWVPGYGPKT